The DNA region GTCAGGAAGCGGACGAACTCCTTCTCTCCGCCGTTAGGATGCTCTCGAAAATGTGCCGAGCATGAGAACATCCGGGGCGAGGTCCAAGTCCACGTCCAAGTCTAGGTCCACGTCCAGGTCCGTCAGCGAGTGTTACCTTAAGTTAACGCCTATGGGCGCAAGCCCTGGGTCCAGGCGATCGCAAAGGGAGCCCTGCAGGTCACGCAATTGTGCCTGCTGCACAGTCAAAACTGAGGCAACCTGTGATTGTGCAATATGTCGCTCCCCCCAACATGTTGTGGCACGCTCCATATTGCACTATCGAAGGGGCGACCGCAGCACCTTCCCCCAGCCCCGCAGACGCGACCGCAGCCAACAGCCCAGGGCGCAAGCCCTTAAGCGCTAACTCAAGCCATTTTCCCGACCTGGACTTGGACTTGGACGTGGACGTGGACCTTGACGCTCTGCTGCGCCGCAAGCGATAAGAAGCGACCCGTAGCCTGATGAAGGCTGGGCGTGCAAGAGTTTGTCTCCGCTCAAAAGGTCCACGTCTACGTCCAGGTTTAGGTCCAAGCCCACGTTTATTGGCAAAATCATTCCTATCTTAGCGCTCAAGGGCGCAAGCCCTGGGTCCAGGCGATCGTAAAGGGGAGCCCTGCAGGTTACGCAATTGTGCCTGCTGCGCAGTCAAAATTGAGGCAACCTGTGATTGTGCAATATGTCGCTCCCCCCAACATGTTGTGGCACGCTCCATATTGCACTATCGAAGGGGCGACCGCAGCACCCTCACCGAGCCCCGCAGACACGACCGCAGCACCCTCACCGAGCCCCGCAGACACGACCGCAGCACCTTCACCGAGCCCCGCAGACACGACCGCAGCACCTTCACCGAGCCCCGCAGACACGACTGCAGCACCCTCCCCCAGCCCCGCAGACGCGACTGCAGCACCCTCACCGAGCCCCGCAGACACGACTGCAGCACCCTCCCCCAGCCCCGCAGACGCGACCACAGCACCTTCACCGAGCCCCGCAGGGGCAACCGCAGCCAACAGCCCAGGGCGCAAGCCCTGGGTCCAGGCGATCGCAAAAAGGGAGCCCTGAAGGGGCGATGCAGCTCACCCGCTTTTCTGTGTCGCCCTGTCAGGGCTCATCCTTGGACTACGGTCCAATCCCAGGCCTTGCGGCCTGGGCTGTTCGCTGCGGGGCTAGCAGTAACCCACCGCTCGCCGGAACGGCTGAGCCTGCCAGCATCGCACGGCCAGAGGCCGCGGGTTTGGCACGCACTAACCAGGGATTATCCATGAATTAATGCCGAACCTGATCTCTGGACGCCGAAAGACGCAGACGGCCGCCGACAGTTTTGATCTTGCCGGCGTGCAGGAGCTGTTGCTGCCCCGCAGGGGTCAGCGCTTCGCGCCGACCGTGCTTGCCATCCAACTTCATAAATGGTTCAAGCTGACGTAGGGGGTCGGGAGCAGCTCGCCGGCGCTGTCAACAGTGCTTGAATCCCAGGGGCGTCAGTGGTGTTATAATCCGACTGTAGCAAAGGGGAGTCTCCGCAAAAGGAGGGCCCTATGGATCCTCAGGTTGTAAGGAGCCGTTTCGTCGGCGCCATGGTTGGATTCGCCGTAGGGGACGCGCTGGGAATGCCTGCTCAGTTCCTCTCGCGCGAGCAGATACGGAGCTACTACGGAAAGCACCTCACGACCTTCACCCGGGCACACGAAGGGCACGCAAGCCGATTTTTGCCGCACGGATCCTACACAGACGACACGCAGATGATGCTGGCAACGGCTGAATGCCTGGTCGAATGCGGCAGAATGGAACCGGCACAACAGGCGGACGCCCTGCTCTCCTGGTACGCGAACACGGTCCCGCATCGAACGCCGATGCGCGCCAACGAATTGGCGTGCAAGCATCTCGCCGCCGGCAAGCCGTGGAACAAGAGCGGCGTGTTCAGCGGCGGCTGCGGCGCCGCGATACGAATGCCGCCCGTCGGCCTCCTCTATTTCCGCAATGCGGAGGCTCTGGTGCGGGCGGCTCTGGATGACTGCATCATCACGCATACGGATCCGCGGGCCAAAGCCGCATCCGTGGCTGTTGCATACCTCATTGCGCGGCTCGTGCAGTCCAACGAGCACAGCTCGCCCGGAGATCAGGTGCTCGAAATCGCCGACTGCGTCCACAGGATCGACGCCGACATGGCGGCAATGCTGCGCTGGGTAACCCAGATTGTCCATCTGCCCCCCGAGGAAGCCCTCTTCGAGATCGGGACAAGCTCCGATTCGCTGGAGGTGGTGCCGGCCGCAGCCTACTGCTTTCTCAAGCATCCCAGGCAGTTCGCGGACGCCGTGCTCATTGCAGTCAATGCCGGTGACGCATCCGACTCCATCGCAGCCCTGACCGGAAGCTTCGTCGGCGCGCTTGCCGGCCTGGAGGTCATTCCCAAGGAGTGGAGAGACGGAGTCGAGGACAGCGATGTGCTCGTGGCAATCGGGGAGCAGCTGGCGGCCGTCGCGGAGCGGCAAGTCGCAAATGCGGCCACGGCCTGAGCAGCCGCCGACTCAGGCGTTCTTCACGACGATGGACTCGAGTACATTGGAGACATCTTCAGCCTTGTCCGTGGCGCGTTCCATGCTCTCGATGATTTCCTTCCGCTTGATCACATCAATGGGATCCTTGACTTCCTGGAACAGGCTTCCGATCGCCGACTGAAAGAGCCGGTCCGCATCGTTTTCCAGCCGGTTGATCTCGACACACCGCTCCACGACATGATCGTTGTCCTGGAGGCGGCTGATTGCTGCCGAGATCTCTCTCACCTGGCTTAACAGGACCGAGGCCATTTCCGGCACCTCGCGGATTGGCACCCGGATCTGGAAAAGCACGATTCGCCCGGCCGTGGCATCGATCAGGTCAAGCACATCGTCCAGTGCCATCGACAGGTCGTGGATGTCTTCGCGATCAATCGGGGTTATGAACGTCTTGTTCAGCTCATCGATCACTCTGTGAGTGAGCTCATCGCCCAGGTGCTCGAGGTCCTTGATCCTGCTCGCCAGCGGGTGCAGCTCGCCATCCGGTTCCGCGACCATTTTTTGCAGGATCCCGGCGGCCTCCAGAAGGTAGACGGTCATCTGGCTGAAGATCCGGTAGAATTTTTCGTCTTTTTTAAACAGTCTGGCCATCCTTCTACTCACCCTGGGCAAAATCGAATTGGGAACAAAAGTTCCGCGCGGATTGCGGTCCGTTCGGCTTGCAGACAGCCTCCTGCAATCGATTCCAGACTGCTCTCAGAAGGGCGATTATAACACCCGGAGTCATGGTTTCAATACGCATCGCACAGTGGGTCTTTGAACAATCCTGCCCGCACCCGATCCCTCGTCTCAGACCAAAAGCGGCAGCATCCTGCTTCGGTCGAGCGGCCCCAGCCCGGCTTATTCAGGAATGAATGGCAAAAAGAATTTTTGGACGCTGAAAAACGCCGACGACCGACAACCGTCTTGCTCTTGTCGGCGTGCAGGAGCTTTTGCCGCCCCACTGGGGTCAGCGCTTGCCAGCTATCATCATAAATAGTTAGGGCTAGGGTTCTCCCGAGGATATTCACAAAATGTGTGGAAAACTGTGTGAAAATCGATTTTTCGACAGGCTTAATTCTTTGAAACCAGACCGGTTCTTACCTGTTTGCTTAAAGGTTGTGCAGAGTCATCGTCCCGCCCGGATTAGGAGGCGGGCCTCGTGCCTTGCAAACTGCAGGAACTGGGAATTAGCTCTCGATCGTCCGCGTCGCAAGTCCTCTCCCCGCAAGGACTGCAGCAAACCCCAACCCGTCCCCTGACAGAAAGTGTGCAACTTGCCTTGGCCGGCACGGGAAGTGCAGGGCGCCACGTGGATGTCACCGTGCTGTACGCAGAAGGTTCCCGCGGCTGCGAGGCATCTAGCGGGTCGCGGCATCTCTGAGGCCAAGGCTGCCGCCAACGGCGTTCGAGCCGGGAAAGCCTCCCGTTTGCAGAGCAGCGGAGAGCCTGAGCCGCTGGTCCATAATTCGCTTCTCTGCGACGGCCCGCGCCAACAGCTTGCGCAGGTCGCGGCTTTCAAGCTTCCGCCCATGAACGGTCACCTGGTAAATAACATTCATAGGTTCCTTCCTGTCACTTATATTTGCGCATTACGGCCACAACCACACCCTGAACCTGAACACGAGCGCCATCCAAAACGATAGGGGGAACAGCCGGGTTGGCCGGTTGCAGGCGCACCTGGGATTTATCGCGATACAACTTCTTGAGCGTGACGCTCTCCCCGTCCACGAGAGCCACGATCGTCTCGCCGTTCTCAGCCTGATTGCGCGCTTCGACGACCACATAGTCTCCATCCCGGATCTGCTCGTCGATCATCGATTCCCCCTGAACCCGAAGCACATAGTGGGAACCGCGCCCGGAAAGCAGGTCCTCGGGAACGGTAAGGGCCTCAGGAGCAGACACCGCCTCGATCGGCCGACCCGCTGCGATGTGGCCGTACAACGGGAGGGACCGGACCGCCGGGGCGTCGATCTTCCTCAGTTCAATCGACCTGGCGTGGTTGGCATCGCGATGAAGATAGCCGCGCGCTTCGAGTGCTTCCAGATGCTTGAAGACTGCATTGAGCGACGCAAAGTGGAAGTTCTCGGCGATCTCCTCCATGCTCGGTGAATATCCCTCACGCGCAATGAACCCTGCGACGAAGTCGAGGATCTCTTTTTGCCGCCTGGTCAGCTTCATTTGTTTCACCTTTCTTTCACATTTGGGATTATAGGTGTCAAAAAGGTGAATATCAAGAAAAAAAGCGGCCACGGATGGCACGGATCTCACGATCGAAGTCGGAATCGACCGAGCGAGGCCATTCGCTCAATCCGTGCGCGCCGTGGCCGAGTCTTGCCGTCCGGCAGCCGATTAGATCTTGATGCCGCGTGCCGCCGCCGCTGATTTGGGAAACTCTACGGCAACGGGAATCTCCTTTTTATCCCGAACGACTTTCAGATCGACCTTGGAACCCGGCTCTTTATTGGCAAGGGCCTGGGTAAGGTCCGCTGGTTCGGCGACGGCTTTCCCATCGACGGACACAATCACATCCCCGGCACGGAGTACTGCCGCGGCGGGCGACCCCTGCGTCACGGATGTGACGAGTGCGCCCTTCCTGCCCGGCATGCCGAGGAACGTCGCCATCTGGTCCGTCACGGCCTCGACCGTCACTCCGAGCTGTGGCCGCGAGAGCATGAAATACCGCAAAGCCCGATTACCGCCCGGGCCACTGAAATCGAACACGCCCCCTCCCGGCTGACTGAACTGGAATTGCCGGCCGTTGAGGCTGAACACCCGGCCGGGTTCGCCCGGGGGGACGATCTGAACGCGATCGGACAGTACACCGTCTTTCCGCTCACCGACCTTCAGCGTCAGGTTGGACCTCTTGCCGTCACGGCTGATGACGAGGCTCACAGTGCGGTTGACGGGGGTCTCCTGCACCAGACGGGTCAGTTCCGCAGCGGAGAAAACGGGAATACCCGCATATTCGAGGATGATGTCGTTCTCTTGCAGGCGCGCGGTTTCAGCCGGGCTACCTTTCTCGACCGATCGAACGATGACACCGGTTTCGGAGGCCAGCTTATACTTGGCCATGTTATCGGCGGTTACATCCTCCATCTCGATCCCCAAATAGGCCCCGTCGAGACTGAGGCGCAGGATCTGGCGGACCGGCTGGCGTTGAGCAAGCACCAGGCTCACGCCGCCGAAAGCGATCAGGATGATGCCGACCAGAGCCAAGCCACCTTTTTTGTTGAACTTAGGAAATTTCATACGCTTCTCCAGATTTTGAAGCACGGAAACAACTTCCGGGATTCTGCTCATTACACGGGCGAGACATGAGACTGGTTCCAAAATTTGCGGCTGTCGACGGGAACTCTGATAAACTAGGTTCGGGCAGCGGCCGGCGCCGGGAATAACGGCTCCCGTCCTGCTTTCTCCGGCCCGAATGCACTCGTGGCGGAGGGGCCAACTTTTTTTGCAGCAAGACCGAAACTTTCTGAAACAGCCTGAATCATTCAATTGTGAGTTCAGTTTGACGAAGAAAAACCTGAACCCGGGCGGCGTTGCAGCAGACCCCGATCTCCTGGCGCAATGGATCGAGGAGGCCAAGAAAGGAGACATCGGAGCCTTTCAGAAGATCTATGACCTGTTCTCGCGCAAGGTCTTGAACTTCATTTACCGAATGGTGGCCTCGATTGAGGAAGCGGAGGATCTGACTCAGGAGACTTTTATAACAGTGTACCAAAAGCTGGGTTCTTTGAAGGATGATGCGAAGTTCGAACCGTGGCTTTTTCGCATCGCGAGAAACTATGTGTATCAAAAGTATCGCCGCCGCACTCCCGCTACCGTCTCGGTGGATTTGCGGGACGAGGAAGGGCGAAGCGTAGCGGAACTGGTTGATGAGCGCAAAGATCCCCAGGAGGCGTTTCAGGCCGGGGAGCTCGAACGTGTGGTGCAAAAAGTTATCATCGATCTTCCGGAAAAGTACAGGGAGGTTTTCGTCCTCTCTGCCATTCAAAATCTCAGCTATCAGGAAATCGCCGAAATCGTCGGACGAAGCCTGCCCAGCATCAAGACGGACATTCATCGGGCCCGGCTTCAGGTCCGCAAACGAGTCAAGGAATACCTGAAGGTGCCATAAGGTGCAATTATGGATTGCCGACAATGCAACGATGATTTGACAGCCTACATAGATGGGGAGCTCGCCGACTCCACAGCGGATGAGATGAGCCGTCATCTGGAAAAGTGCAGGCCGTGCCATGACGAATATCAGGACTTGAGAGATTCGGCAGTTTTTGTGGTGTCGCACACACAGGAACTGGAGCCGGTCCCTGAAATCTGGAACAACCTGCGTTCCCGGATAGCCGAGATGCCGGCCCCTGCCGACGCCTTCGGCTTTTTTCGCTTCCTGGTGGTGAATCGCTGGGCCGCGGCAACCGCAACTCTGGCGGCAACCCTCATTCTCGCGCTCGGGCTGTGGGGCTACATGCAGTACCAGCAGTCACAGAACGAACTCGAAACATATATGAATGACTACATCCAGATGCGCACCATCACGGAACGGCTTCACACTTTGCAGCTGATGGAAGCTGACAACACCCCACCCAGCGTCGAAACCGCAGCACCAGGCTCCGTGGAAAACCCGTTCGCAGATATCCGCCCCGTGTCTTATAGCAATCCCTTCAGGTCGGAGGAAAGATGAGAACCGGCAGCGTTCGGATGCATGGAGGCATTTTTACCGGCTCGTGCCTGCTGTTCACGCTCTCGATGGCGGCACCGCATCTGCCGGCGCAAAACGCCGAAATCGGCAAGATCCGCAGCATCGCCGAGTCCCAGCATGAGATCGTGATAATCCTGATCAAGAAGAGAGATTTCGGCAAGGCCGCCGAGGAAGCCAACAAGATGTTCCAGATGAAGTGGCCGGCGGATCAGGAGCCGGTACTCAAGGATGAATTGCTGAGGTTCTCTGATCTGTTCCGTCATTACGGCCAGCCCGCCCTTGCCGTGCAACTGCTGGAAACGAATTTGAGCATGTTCAAGTCCGACAAAATCAAAGCCGAGATCTGGAAGGATAAGGGCTATCTGTTCAAGGAGATGGGCCAGGACGACAAGGCCCTCGAGTGCTTCCGCGAGGCCAAACGCCTGGAGGGCAAGATCCCTCTTCGTACTGCGGTCGTCAAAAAGTAGGACAGACTGGAAGCAGATCCCATCAGTTGGAGTATCCCCACCAGACCGGAACAAGCCACGTAAGAAAACCGCCAGAATCTCCTAGCCCGAATTATTCGTGAGTCAAACCGAACGCCGGTGAAAAGCAACAAAATTGGACACGGATTGACGCTGGCAGGAGCTCCTGCACGCCGACCAGGACCGAACGTTCAGCGTCGGGCAGCGTTTTTCCGGGTCCAAAAATTTCTTTTGATCGCATATTGAGGATGCGCGGGCAATTCAGGACCGCTTTTTGCTTCATGGCGTGATCCGAATGGTATAAATTGGCATATCATGAAAATCGCAGAGAAGGGCGCTCAAAAACCACCTACGCGTGAGTTCACAACCATCTCGGGGCATCCCGTCAAGGAGATTTACACCGCACAGGATCTGCCTGGATTCGACTACCTGCGGGATCTGGGGGAACCGGGCGAGTTTCCATTCACGCGCGGCGTGTACAAGAACATGTACCGCGGGCGCCTGTGGACGATGCGACAGTTTGCCGGCTTCGGTGAAGCGGAGGATACCAACCTCCGGTTCAAGTACCTGCTCAAGCATGGTCAGACGGGGCTGTCCGTCGCCTTTGATTATCCGACGCTCTTCGGCTATGACTCCGACCACCCCGAGTCCTACGGCGAAGTGGGACGGTGCGGCGTGGCGATCGATTCACTGGCCGACATGGAGGCGCTCTTCGACGGCATCCGGCTGGATCAAGTCACGACCTCGATGACCACGAACGCGCCTGCAGCCGTCATATGGGCGATGTACCTGGCAACCGCGGAAAAGCAGGGGGCGGACTGGAAGGATCTCGCGGGAACGATCCAGAACGACATCCTCAAGGAATACATTGCGCAAAAGACCTTCATTTACCCGCCGCGACCGTCCATGCGCCTCATCACGGACACCATGGCGTTCGGGAGCCGATTCGTACCGCGCTGGAACACGATTTCGATCAGCGGGTACCACATCCGTGAAGCCGGTGCGACCGCGATTCAGGAACTGGCCTTCACTCTGCGGGACGGCATCGAATATGTCGATTACGGGATCAACGCGGGGATGAAGGTAGATGAATTCGCGCCGCGGCTCAGCTTCTTTTTCGACGTCCACAACGATTTCTTCGAAGAGATCGCAAAGCTCCGGGCTGCGCGCAGGATCTGGGCGCGCACCATGAAGGATCGATATCACGCCCGGGACACCCGTTCCCTGCTGTGCCGGATTCACTGCCAGACGGCAGGCGTATCTCTCACCGCACAGCAGCCCTACAACAATGTGGTGCGGGTCACGCTGCAGGCACTGGCCGCGGTGCTCGGCGGGACCCAGTCGCTGCACACCAATTCCCTGGATGAAACGCTTGCACTGCCGACGGAGAAGTCGGTCACGATTGCGTTGCGAACCCAGCAGATCATCGCCCACGAGAGCGGCGTGCCGAATACCATCGATCCTCTCGCCGGCTCCTATTTCGTCGAGACCCTTACCAATGAGATGGCAGCCGCTGCCGGCTCCTACTTCGACCGCATCGATGCCATGGGAGGCATGGTTCCGGCAATCGAGCGCGGCTATCCGCAGCGTGAGATCCAGGAATCCTCGTATCAGTTCTCGAAAGCCGTCGATCGCAAGGAAAAGATCATTGTCGGTGTCAACGAGTTCGTCACCGAAGAACCGCCGCCCATGGACATCCTGGTGATCGACGATGCCGTGCAGCAGCGCCAGTGCGCCAGGCTGAAAAAACTGCGGGCTGAACGCAACGGTGCGTTGGTGGAGAAAAACCTGTCGGAATTGAAGCGTGCGGCCGAGGGCACGGAAAACCTGATGCACCCTATCCTCGACTGCGTCCGTTCTTATGCCACCCTGGGCGAGATAAGCGATGCACTGCGCGTCGTCTTCGGTGAATATCAGGAGCCGAGCATCTTTTAGCCCGGATTATTCATGAATATGCGACGCAAATGCAGGTTTGGACGCGGAAAAACGCTGCCCGACGCCGACCCTTCGGTCCTGGTCGGCGTGCGGGAACTTTTGCCGGGCAAGCAGGACGGCAAAAGCTCCTGCCTGCGTTTGTCCGCGTCCAATTTTCTTGCTTTTCACGGGCGTGAGCTTCTGCTTCATGAATAATTCAGGATAGGTGCCTCGTGCCCGGCGTGGGATTTTATGACTGACAAGAAAATCCGAGTACTCGTTGCCAAACCCGGTCTGGACGGACACGACCGGGGGGCGAAGGTGATTGCGCGTGCACTCCGGGACGCCGGCATGGAGGTGATCTACACTGGTTTGCGCCAGACCCCGGAGCAGATCGTCAACGCCGCCCTGCAGGAAGATGTCGATGCCATCGGGCTGTCGATTCTCTCCGGCGCGCACATGCACCTGTTCCCGCGCATCATGGAGCTGAAGCGCGAGAAAAAGCTGGACGATGTCATCCTGATCGCCGGCGGCATCATCCCCGATCACGATATCCCGGAGCTGAAGAAGATGGGGATTGCAGAGATCTTCCCTCCCGGCAGCTCGCTCGAGGAAATCGTCAACTTCGTCCGCAATCATGTCCGGTGATAGTGATGCGTCCTGGCTTTCTGACTCATCACTGATGACATTCTCACCTGGCGCAGGTCTGGTGGCGGCCGCCATCGATCGGAAGGCTGGCCCCGGTGATCCAGGCGGCCTGGCCTGAGGCCAAGAACAGGATCGCGTCGGCGACGTCTTCCGGCTGGCCCACACGCCCGATCGGGTGAGTGGTTTTGCTGTGCTCCAGAAAGGCCTGGTACTTCTCCTCCCCCATGCCTCCGCGGCGGTGGAGGTTGGAAACCACGACTCCCGGATCAACCGCGTTTACCCGGATTCCCTTGGGCGCGAGCTCGAGTGCGGCACAGCGCGTCAACTGATCGACGCCGGCCTTGCTGACGCAGTAGGCAAGAACACCGGGAAAGGCGCGGATGCCGGTTACGCTGCTCACATTCACGATGCAGCCTTGGTTTTTCTCCAGATGCGGCACGGCGAGCTGCATCAGCGCGAAGACCGCTTCCAGATTGATTTCGAACATCGTGCGCCAGTCGGCAAGGCTGGTATTTTCGATGGTGCCGTTGGCGATCGTGCCCGCCGCATTCACGAGGATGTCGAGACCGCCGAGGCGAGCGACGGTTTCCGAAACGAGTCTCCGGCGGTCATCTTCGTTCCTGAGGTCGCCGGCCAGGGCGACCGCATCCCCGCCGGCGGCGATGATGGATTCGACCTCCTTTTGCAGGGCTTTGAGCTGCCTGCCCGCGCAGGCGACGCGCGCCCCATGCCGTGCCATGGCGCGAGCCGTGGCGCGGCCGATACCGCTGCTGGCGCCGGTTACCAATGCAGTTTTCCCTTGTAGCATGAATATCTCCTTGAACTGAATTATTCATGAAGTTGAAGGGCAAGCAGAAAAAACCAGGGAACTGGACGCCGATGGACGCCGACAAGAGCAGAACTGTCGGCGACCGTCTGCGTTTTTCAGCGTCCAAAGGCCCATGTTGCCGTTCATCCATGAGTAATCCGGGTTAATGAATCCGAATTGAGTGCGCCCTATTTTACCTTATTCCTGCGGCGGCTGGAAAACGTGCCGCCGGTTTCACGAACGGCACGAATTCCATATCAATCCAGCCATCGGCAGGTAGAATACTCCGCAAAGTCGGGGAAATCCGTAGCCGGACTTTTTTGCCGGGCGCTTCGTAAAGGGCGCCAGGCCCGGACCCATGAAAACCGGAGGATGCTGTGGAAGAAGAACCGAGCGGTCCCCCGCGCAAGCCTGTTGGGGAATCCGGCGCGCCCGCTTGTCCCCTGTGCGACGCTCCCGGGCTATTCGCGGAGACGGTCGGCTATTTCCGTTGCCCCTCCTGCGCAACCTTGACCCAACGAGTTC from Terriglobia bacterium includes:
- a CDS encoding ADP-ribosylglycohydrolase family protein, which translates into the protein MDPQVVRSRFVGAMVGFAVGDALGMPAQFLSREQIRSYYGKHLTTFTRAHEGHASRFLPHGSYTDDTQMMLATAECLVECGRMEPAQQADALLSWYANTVPHRTPMRANELACKHLAAGKPWNKSGVFSGGCGAAIRMPPVGLLYFRNAEALVRAALDDCIITHTDPRAKAASVAVAYLIARLVQSNEHSSPGDQVLEIADCVHRIDADMAAMLRWVTQIVHLPPEEALFEIGTSSDSLEVVPAAAYCFLKHPRQFADAVLIAVNAGDASDSIAALTGSFVGALAGLEVIPKEWRDGVEDSDVLVAIGEQLAAVAERQVANAATA
- a CDS encoding DUF47 family protein, whose amino-acid sequence is MARLFKKDEKFYRIFSQMTVYLLEAAGILQKMVAEPDGELHPLASRIKDLEHLGDELTHRVIDELNKTFITPIDREDIHDLSMALDDVLDLIDATAGRIVLFQIRVPIREVPEMASVLLSQVREISAAISRLQDNDHVVERCVEINRLENDADRLFQSAIGSLFQEVKDPIDVIKRKEIIESMERATDKAEDVSNVLESIVVKNA
- the lexA gene encoding transcriptional repressor LexA produces the protein MKLTRRQKEILDFVAGFIAREGYSPSMEEIAENFHFASLNAVFKHLEALEARGYLHRDANHARSIELRKIDAPAVRSLPLYGHIAAGRPIEAVSAPEALTVPEDLLSGRGSHYVLRVQGESMIDEQIRDGDYVVVEARNQAENGETIVALVDGESVTLKKLYRDKSQVRLQPANPAVPPIVLDGARVQVQGVVVAVMRKYK
- a CDS encoding PDZ domain-containing protein; this translates as MKFPKFNKKGGLALVGIILIAFGGVSLVLAQRQPVRQILRLSLDGAYLGIEMEDVTADNMAKYKLASETGVIVRSVEKGSPAETARLQENDIILEYAGIPVFSAAELTRLVQETPVNRTVSLVISRDGKRSNLTLKVGERKDGVLSDRVQIVPPGEPGRVFSLNGRQFQFSQPGGGVFDFSGPGGNRALRYFMLSRPQLGVTVEAVTDQMATFLGMPGRKGALVTSVTQGSPAAAVLRAGDVIVSVDGKAVAEPADLTQALANKEPGSKVDLKVVRDKKEIPVAVEFPKSAAAARGIKI
- a CDS encoding sigma-70 family RNA polymerase sigma factor — protein: MTKKNLNPGGVAADPDLLAQWIEEAKKGDIGAFQKIYDLFSRKVLNFIYRMVASIEEAEDLTQETFITVYQKLGSLKDDAKFEPWLFRIARNYVYQKYRRRTPATVSVDLRDEEGRSVAELVDERKDPQEAFQAGELERVVQKVIIDLPEKYREVFVLSAIQNLSYQEIAEIVGRSLPSIKTDIHRARLQVRKRVKEYLKVP
- a CDS encoding zf-HC2 domain-containing protein, with the protein product MDCRQCNDDLTAYIDGELADSTADEMSRHLEKCRPCHDEYQDLRDSAVFVVSHTQELEPVPEIWNNLRSRIAEMPAPADAFGFFRFLVVNRWAAATATLAATLILALGLWGYMQYQQSQNELETYMNDYIQMRTITERLHTLQLMEADNTPPSVETAAPGSVENPFADIRPVSYSNPFRSEER
- a CDS encoding tetratricopeptide repeat protein — its product is MRTGSVRMHGGIFTGSCLLFTLSMAAPHLPAQNAEIGKIRSIAESQHEIVIILIKKRDFGKAAEEANKMFQMKWPADQEPVLKDELLRFSDLFRHYGQPALAVQLLETNLSMFKSDKIKAEIWKDKGYLFKEMGQDDKALECFREAKRLEGKIPLRTAVVKK
- a CDS encoding methylmalonyl-CoA mutase family protein, with translation MKIAEKGAQKPPTREFTTISGHPVKEIYTAQDLPGFDYLRDLGEPGEFPFTRGVYKNMYRGRLWTMRQFAGFGEAEDTNLRFKYLLKHGQTGLSVAFDYPTLFGYDSDHPESYGEVGRCGVAIDSLADMEALFDGIRLDQVTTSMTTNAPAAVIWAMYLATAEKQGADWKDLAGTIQNDILKEYIAQKTFIYPPRPSMRLITDTMAFGSRFVPRWNTISISGYHIREAGATAIQELAFTLRDGIEYVDYGINAGMKVDEFAPRLSFFFDVHNDFFEEIAKLRAARRIWARTMKDRYHARDTRSLLCRIHCQTAGVSLTAQQPYNNVVRVTLQALAAVLGGTQSLHTNSLDETLALPTEKSVTIALRTQQIIAHESGVPNTIDPLAGSYFVETLTNEMAAAAGSYFDRIDAMGGMVPAIERGYPQREIQESSYQFSKAVDRKEKIIVGVNEFVTEEPPPMDILVIDDAVQQRQCARLKKLRAERNGALVEKNLSELKRAAEGTENLMHPILDCVRSYATLGEISDALRVVFGEYQEPSIF
- a CDS encoding cobalamin B12-binding domain-containing protein — translated: MTDKKIRVLVAKPGLDGHDRGAKVIARALRDAGMEVIYTGLRQTPEQIVNAALQEDVDAIGLSILSGAHMHLFPRIMELKREKKLDDVILIAGGIIPDHDIPELKKMGIAEIFPPGSSLEEIVNFVRNHVR
- a CDS encoding glucose 1-dehydrogenase, translating into MLQGKTALVTGASSGIGRATARAMARHGARVACAGRQLKALQKEVESIIAAGGDAVALAGDLRNEDDRRRLVSETVARLGGLDILVNAAGTIANGTIENTSLADWRTMFEINLEAVFALMQLAVPHLEKNQGCIVNVSSVTGIRAFPGVLAYCVSKAGVDQLTRCAALELAPKGIRVNAVDPGVVVSNLHRRGGMGEEKYQAFLEHSKTTHPIGRVGQPEDVADAILFLASGQAAWITGASLPIDGGRHQTCAR